In one Drosophila pseudoobscura strain MV-25-SWS-2005 chromosome X, UCI_Dpse_MV25, whole genome shotgun sequence genomic region, the following are encoded:
- the LOC6900735 gene encoding protein piccolo isoform X12 — protein sequence MAALQRKLVHKQFNSPMGLYSQENVKATLNRELKAFGGEGIEVDDQIAKPLNLANSAVLRAVEEEEQQAKCDFYPQERQSRTRQRDGDGLHHTLHQQLLDQIKTHYLSHQQDITIDRDTVLKINRMATKRHMLKRDHSWPPTEAEAVAITASSPDLSHIPSSASHSIEALREKFQSPTMIIEPTAKQVREQRQREGSKERPITPLRTTELQLAQVYHQTPVAKGFSAPETKAADVDLGLVAPRCEYYEQLAHKRPTTPTTLTITPYRPRPKRQAYSLDRGRSRKRTVAAAGAPELPPPKPRSTKVPKVQRRCIKLATEVKISYDNEADSEEEDKPKPKPKVATSQEVDLEAVPLPPIPREAQAAAAQIEGLPRKSPAVIDSLAVKRQQQMALALASTSTGTGRPSQSPSQELGAGTAATRIIPVRVEASGDLQLQPSAQQIYDDACTYLQQDQQEMEDASNAHAPCGTTYVSATSGIKLLQRQASMARTTTNSNSAPTPPPPPPPPMPVPPKMRPKSGEESVARAKQARRQGGVYSTETATESEAEKQHEAHVEISQLEAKYAHIQQSIAEHLRQIDTYMENAKMALQRSVQTTPVPTVEGAVTATPPPPPPPPPPPLAPASLQIKPESGHNELWDMFSSRQSPILAVESPLQAILRQIYCRASGRPGSVAKEESIAEAANEEITENVPIVERALEDLHRIALALDKQQGQPQPDLAMDQHQKQDLEKLLQVEHMTTPAAVKAQHVVIEDEEEDTEDVEDAEYRHVSDVIANYEQLSTGKPPQQETKQDAKPDAEPESQCHKEEEQKEDKEKDEQCSHQDTTTSDHSICCPVCNELRYSPNNWSKLTKADQWRIANLHNEPMENYKATYEIRSPYISRQISWEDTQSAEEKSERTENQQPEKLQRQRSFVEIVTTRAPDSPPPPAPPPPPPLRLNLPAAEITWQRSRSPSPLSSRKYPAPLIEAPHRASSPFGLNPVIGKMPPAPSPSPLPLPPTTLESKFSHVPQLEGHNIGLLVRTATEPLQQSMVASSSLLASTPPATPRSARGQPSPFDFSVDSSKFRSLAASEDESEPSRQPSVRDFNVNRSFDNVSPRPYLGIEGYKRVAWPPASEERIIREFTPQPQTQSPAPGAGGYYPQPTAAAPQPSAVPAQL from the exons ATGGCCGCCCTACAACGGAAGCTGGTGCACAAGCAGTTCAACTCCCCAATGGGCCTCTACTCCCAGGAGAACGTCAAGGCCACGTTGAACCGCGAGCTGAAGGCCTTCGGCGGCGAGGG GATTGAAGTCGACGATCAAATCGCCAAGCCCCTGAACCTTGCCAATTCGGCCGTTCTAAGAGCTGTCGAAGAGGAAGAGCAGCAAGCCAAATGCG ACTTTTACCCCCAAGAAAGACAGAGTCGCACGCGACAGCGCGATGGCGATGGCCTGCATCATACGCTgcaccagcagctgctggaccAGATCAAGACCCACTACCTCAGCCACCAGCAGGACATCACCATTGACCGGGACACGGTGCTCAAGATCAATCGCATGGCCACCAAGCGACATATGCTCAAGCGGGATCACAGCTGGCCGCCTACGGAGGCGGAAGCGGTGGCAATAACCGCAAGCAGCCCGGATCTGAGCCACATCCCCTCTAGTGCTTCGCACAGCATTGAGGCGCTGCGCGAGAAGTTCCAGAGTCCGACGATGATCATCGAACCCACGGCCAAGCAGGTGCGCGAACAGAGGCAACGAGAGGGCTCCAAGGAGCGTCCAATCACACCTCTTAGAACCACGGAACTGCAGTTGGCCCAGGTCTACCACCAGACGCCTGTTGCGAAGGGCTTCTCTGCCCCGGAGACCAAAGCAGCCGATGTAGATCTGGGTCTGGTGGCCCCCCGATGCGAGTACTACGAGCAGCTGGCCCACAAGCGACCCACAACGCCCACAACACTCACGATCACTCCTTACAGGCCAAGGCCCAAGCGACAGGCCTACTCCCTGGACCGCGGACGCTCCCGCAAGCGGAcggtggcagcagctggagctcCAGAGCTGCCGCCGCCCAAGCCACGATCCACGAAGGTGCCGAAGGTCCAGCGCAGATGCATCAAGCTAGCCACCGAAGTGAAGATCTCCTACGACAACGAGGCCGATAGCGAAGAGGAGgacaagcccaagcccaagcccaaggtCGCTACCAGCCAAGAGGTGGACTTGGAGGCCGTTCCGCTGCCACCGATACCCAGAGAAGCCCAAGCAGCTGCCGCCCAGATCGAGGGCTTGCCAAGAAAGTCACCAGCGGTAATTGACAGCCTGGCAGtcaagcggcagcagcagatggctctggccctggccagcaccagcaccggcaccggccGTCCCAGTCAGAGTCCGAGCCAGGAGCTGGGCGCTGGTACCGCCGCCACTCGCATCATACCAGTCCGCGTTGAGGCATCGGGCgatcttcagcttcagccGAGTGCCCAGCAGATCTACGACGACGCCTGCACCTACCTGCAGCAGGACCAGCAGGAGATGGAGGATGCATCCAATGCCCATGCTCCCTGTGGCACCACCTATGTAAGCGCAACCAGTGGCATCAAGCTGCTCCAGCGGCAGGCCAGTATGGCCAGGACAacaaccaacagcaacagtgcTCCCactccaccacctccaccaccgccgccaatGCCAGTCCCTCCCAAGATGCGGCCCAAGTCCGGCGAGGAATCAGTGGCCAGGGCCAAGCAAGCCCGTCGCCAGGGCGGAGTCTACAGCACGGAAACGGCGACGGAATCAGAGGCGGAGAAGCAACACGAGGCTCATGTGGAGATTTCGCAGCTGGAAGCAAAGTATGCCCACATACAGCAGTCCATAGCGGAGCACCTGCGTCAGATAGATACCTACATGGAAAACGCCAAGATGGCACTGCAACGGAGTGTCCAAACCACTCCTGTGCCCACAGTCGAAGGCGCTGTCACTGCcactccacctcctccaccaccaccaccaccaccgcctctTGCTCCAGCATCTCTGCAGATCAAACCAGAAAGCGGCCACAACGAATTGTGGGACATGTTCTCCTCGCGCCAGTCGCCCATTCTGGCCGTGGAGAGTCCTCTGCAGGCGATACTCCGTCAGATCTATTGCCGTGCATCGGGAAGACCCGGCAGCGTGGCCAAAGAAGAGTCCATAGCGGAGGCGGCCAACGAAGAGATCACCGAGAATGTGCCGATTGTGGAACGAGCCCTCGAGGACCTGCACAGAATCGCCCTGGCACTGGACAAGCAACAGGGGCAGCCCCAGCCGGATCTGGCGATGGATCAGCATCAGAAGCAGGATCTGGAGAAACTATTGCAAGTAGAACACATGACGACGCCAGCTGCGGTCAAAGCTCAACACGTTGTCatcgaggatgaggaggaggataCGGAAGATGTGGAAGATGCGGAGTACCGACATGTGTCCGATGTGATTGCCAACTACGAGCAGCTCTCAACGGGAAAACCGCCCCAGCAAGAGACGAAGCAGGACGCAAAACCAGACGCAGAGCCAGAGAGTCAGTGCCACAAGGAAGAGGAACAGAAGGAGGATAAGGAAAAGGATGAGCAATGCTCCCATCAGGATACCACCACCAGCGATCACAGCATCTGCTGCCCGGTTTGCAATGAGCTTCGCTACTCCCCGAACAACTGGAGCAAGCTCACGAAGGCGGACCAGTGGCGCATCGCCAACCTGCACAACGAGCCCATGGAGAACTACAAGGCCACCTACGAGATACGGAGTCCGTACATTTCCCGCCAGATCTCCTGGGAGGACACCCAGAGTGCGGAGGAGAAGTCAGAGAGAACCGAGAACCAGCAGCCGGAGAAACTGCAGCGTCAGCGCAGCTTCGTGGAGATTGTGACCACGCGAGCTCCAgattctcctcctcctcctgcacctcctccaccgcctccTCTGCGCTTGAAccttccggcagcggagatcACCTGGCAGCGGAGTAGATCGCCCAGTCCTCTGTCCTCCCGAAAGTATCCGGCGCCACTGATCGAGGCACCGCACCGGGCCAGCTCACCCTTTGGGCTCAATCCGGTGATTGGCAAGATGCCCCCAGCGCcttcgccatcgccattgccacTTCCTCCCACAACTCTGGAGTCAAAGTTCTCGCACGTCCCCCAATTGGAGGGTCACAACATCGGGCTGCTCGTCCGCACCGCCACGGAACCCCTGCAGCAGAGCATGGTTGCCTCCTCCTCACTGCTGGCCTCCACGCCCCCAGCCACACCCCGGTCTGCCCGGGGTCAACCATCACCTTTTGATTTTTCAGTAGACTCTAGCAAGTTCAGATCGCTGGCGGCCAGCGAGGACGAGTCGGAGCCGTCCCGACAGCCATCCGTGCGGGATTTCAATGTAAATCGATCGTTCGATAATGTCTCGCCACGCCCCTATCTGGGCATTGAAG
- the LOC6900735 gene encoding protein piccolo isoform X11 — protein sequence MAALQRKLVHKQFNSPMGLYSQENVKATLNRELKAFGGEGIEVDDQIAKPLNLANSAVLRAVEEEEQQAKCDFYPQERQSRTRQRDGDGLHHTLHQQLLDQIKTHYLSHQQDITIDRDTVLKINRMATKRHMLKRDHSWPPTEAEAVAITASSPDLSHIPSSASHSIEALREKFQSPTMIIEPTAKQVREQRQREGSKERPITPLRTTELQLAQVYHQTPVAKGFSAPETKAADVDLGLVAPRCEYYEQLAHKRPTTPTTLTITPYRPRPKRQAYSLDRGRSRKRTVAAAGAPELPPPKPRSTKVPKVQRRCIKLATEVKISYDNEADSEEEDKPKPKPKVATSQEVDLEAVPLPPIPREAQAAAAQIEGLPRKSPAVIDSLAVKRQQQMALALASTSTGTGRPSQSPSQELGAGTAATRIIPVRVEASGDLQLQPSAQQIYDDACTYLQQDQQEMEDASNAHAPCGTTYVSATSGIKLLQRQASMARTTTNSNSAPTPPPPPPPPMPVPPKMRPKSGEESVARAKQARRQGGVYSTETATESEAEKQHEAHVEISQLEAKYAHIQQSIAEHLRQIDTYMENAKMALQRSVQTTPVPTVEGAVTATPPPPPPPPPPPLAPASLQIKPESGHNELWDMFSSRQSPILAVESPLQAILRQIYCRASGRPGSVAKEESIAEAANEEITENVPIVERALEDLHRIALALDKQQGQPQPDLAMDQHQKQDLEKLLQVEHMTTPAAVKAQHVVIEDEEEDTEDVEDAEYRHVSDVIANYEQLSTGKPPQQETKQDAKPDAEPESQCHKEEEQKEDKEKDEQCSHQDTTTSDHSICCPVCNELRYSPNNWSKLTKADQWRIANLHNEPMENYKATYEIRSPYISRQISWEDTQSAEEKSERTENQQPEKLQRQRSFVEIVTTRAPDSPPPPAPPPPPPLRLNLPAAEITWQRSRSPSPLSSRKYPAPLIEAPHRASSPFGLNPVIGKMPPAPSPSPLPLPPTTLESKFSHVPQLEGHNIGLLVRTATEPLQQSMVASSSLLASTPPATPRSARGQPSPFDFSVDSSKFRSLAASEDESEPSRQPSVRDFNVNRSFDNVSPRPYLGIEGYKRVAWPPASEERIIREFTPQPQTQSPAPGAGGYYPQPTAAAPQPSAVPAQCLRLQIRLRLH from the exons ATGGCCGCCCTACAACGGAAGCTGGTGCACAAGCAGTTCAACTCCCCAATGGGCCTCTACTCCCAGGAGAACGTCAAGGCCACGTTGAACCGCGAGCTGAAGGCCTTCGGCGGCGAGGG GATTGAAGTCGACGATCAAATCGCCAAGCCCCTGAACCTTGCCAATTCGGCCGTTCTAAGAGCTGTCGAAGAGGAAGAGCAGCAAGCCAAATGCG ACTTTTACCCCCAAGAAAGACAGAGTCGCACGCGACAGCGCGATGGCGATGGCCTGCATCATACGCTgcaccagcagctgctggaccAGATCAAGACCCACTACCTCAGCCACCAGCAGGACATCACCATTGACCGGGACACGGTGCTCAAGATCAATCGCATGGCCACCAAGCGACATATGCTCAAGCGGGATCACAGCTGGCCGCCTACGGAGGCGGAAGCGGTGGCAATAACCGCAAGCAGCCCGGATCTGAGCCACATCCCCTCTAGTGCTTCGCACAGCATTGAGGCGCTGCGCGAGAAGTTCCAGAGTCCGACGATGATCATCGAACCCACGGCCAAGCAGGTGCGCGAACAGAGGCAACGAGAGGGCTCCAAGGAGCGTCCAATCACACCTCTTAGAACCACGGAACTGCAGTTGGCCCAGGTCTACCACCAGACGCCTGTTGCGAAGGGCTTCTCTGCCCCGGAGACCAAAGCAGCCGATGTAGATCTGGGTCTGGTGGCCCCCCGATGCGAGTACTACGAGCAGCTGGCCCACAAGCGACCCACAACGCCCACAACACTCACGATCACTCCTTACAGGCCAAGGCCCAAGCGACAGGCCTACTCCCTGGACCGCGGACGCTCCCGCAAGCGGAcggtggcagcagctggagctcCAGAGCTGCCGCCGCCCAAGCCACGATCCACGAAGGTGCCGAAGGTCCAGCGCAGATGCATCAAGCTAGCCACCGAAGTGAAGATCTCCTACGACAACGAGGCCGATAGCGAAGAGGAGgacaagcccaagcccaagcccaaggtCGCTACCAGCCAAGAGGTGGACTTGGAGGCCGTTCCGCTGCCACCGATACCCAGAGAAGCCCAAGCAGCTGCCGCCCAGATCGAGGGCTTGCCAAGAAAGTCACCAGCGGTAATTGACAGCCTGGCAGtcaagcggcagcagcagatggctctggccctggccagcaccagcaccggcaccggccGTCCCAGTCAGAGTCCGAGCCAGGAGCTGGGCGCTGGTACCGCCGCCACTCGCATCATACCAGTCCGCGTTGAGGCATCGGGCgatcttcagcttcagccGAGTGCCCAGCAGATCTACGACGACGCCTGCACCTACCTGCAGCAGGACCAGCAGGAGATGGAGGATGCATCCAATGCCCATGCTCCCTGTGGCACCACCTATGTAAGCGCAACCAGTGGCATCAAGCTGCTCCAGCGGCAGGCCAGTATGGCCAGGACAacaaccaacagcaacagtgcTCCCactccaccacctccaccaccgccgccaatGCCAGTCCCTCCCAAGATGCGGCCCAAGTCCGGCGAGGAATCAGTGGCCAGGGCCAAGCAAGCCCGTCGCCAGGGCGGAGTCTACAGCACGGAAACGGCGACGGAATCAGAGGCGGAGAAGCAACACGAGGCTCATGTGGAGATTTCGCAGCTGGAAGCAAAGTATGCCCACATACAGCAGTCCATAGCGGAGCACCTGCGTCAGATAGATACCTACATGGAAAACGCCAAGATGGCACTGCAACGGAGTGTCCAAACCACTCCTGTGCCCACAGTCGAAGGCGCTGTCACTGCcactccacctcctccaccaccaccaccaccaccgcctctTGCTCCAGCATCTCTGCAGATCAAACCAGAAAGCGGCCACAACGAATTGTGGGACATGTTCTCCTCGCGCCAGTCGCCCATTCTGGCCGTGGAGAGTCCTCTGCAGGCGATACTCCGTCAGATCTATTGCCGTGCATCGGGAAGACCCGGCAGCGTGGCCAAAGAAGAGTCCATAGCGGAGGCGGCCAACGAAGAGATCACCGAGAATGTGCCGATTGTGGAACGAGCCCTCGAGGACCTGCACAGAATCGCCCTGGCACTGGACAAGCAACAGGGGCAGCCCCAGCCGGATCTGGCGATGGATCAGCATCAGAAGCAGGATCTGGAGAAACTATTGCAAGTAGAACACATGACGACGCCAGCTGCGGTCAAAGCTCAACACGTTGTCatcgaggatgaggaggaggataCGGAAGATGTGGAAGATGCGGAGTACCGACATGTGTCCGATGTGATTGCCAACTACGAGCAGCTCTCAACGGGAAAACCGCCCCAGCAAGAGACGAAGCAGGACGCAAAACCAGACGCAGAGCCAGAGAGTCAGTGCCACAAGGAAGAGGAACAGAAGGAGGATAAGGAAAAGGATGAGCAATGCTCCCATCAGGATACCACCACCAGCGATCACAGCATCTGCTGCCCGGTTTGCAATGAGCTTCGCTACTCCCCGAACAACTGGAGCAAGCTCACGAAGGCGGACCAGTGGCGCATCGCCAACCTGCACAACGAGCCCATGGAGAACTACAAGGCCACCTACGAGATACGGAGTCCGTACATTTCCCGCCAGATCTCCTGGGAGGACACCCAGAGTGCGGAGGAGAAGTCAGAGAGAACCGAGAACCAGCAGCCGGAGAAACTGCAGCGTCAGCGCAGCTTCGTGGAGATTGTGACCACGCGAGCTCCAgattctcctcctcctcctgcacctcctccaccgcctccTCTGCGCTTGAAccttccggcagcggagatcACCTGGCAGCGGAGTAGATCGCCCAGTCCTCTGTCCTCCCGAAAGTATCCGGCGCCACTGATCGAGGCACCGCACCGGGCCAGCTCACCCTTTGGGCTCAATCCGGTGATTGGCAAGATGCCCCCAGCGCcttcgccatcgccattgccacTTCCTCCCACAACTCTGGAGTCAAAGTTCTCGCACGTCCCCCAATTGGAGGGTCACAACATCGGGCTGCTCGTCCGCACCGCCACGGAACCCCTGCAGCAGAGCATGGTTGCCTCCTCCTCACTGCTGGCCTCCACGCCCCCAGCCACACCCCGGTCTGCCCGGGGTCAACCATCACCTTTTGATTTTTCAGTAGACTCTAGCAAGTTCAGATCGCTGGCGGCCAGCGAGGACGAGTCGGAGCCGTCCCGACAGCCATCCGTGCGGGATTTCAATGTAAATCGATCGTTCGATAATGTCTCGCCACGCCCCTATCTGGGCATTGAAG
- the Ilp5 gene encoding probable insulin-like peptide 5, with the protein MMAATSTKMQMLVSVLLLLVSLCSWSHGVPSKRSSRLCGDKLSEAMDMMCPNGFNARIPHKRGLLDLFDYVDHMSEPALDDADTADDAAAVGAVLPEGVRLPWRHNSLMSTRRQMRGIVNECCAKSCTIYEIKAYCK; encoded by the exons ATGATGGCCGCCACCTCCACCAAGATGCAAATGCTAGTCTccgtgctcctgctgctcgtGTCCCTCTGCAGCTGGAGCCACGGGGTGCCCAGCAAGCGATCCAGCAGGCTGTGCGGCGACAAGCTGTCCGAAGCCATGGACATGATGTGCCCCAATGGGTTCAATGCCCGAATTCCCCACAAGCGCGGCTTAC TGGATCTGTTCGATTACGTGGACCACATGTCCGAGCCGGCACTGGATGATGCGGACACCGCTGATGATGCGGCGGCCGTGGGTGCGGTCCTGCCCGAGGGTGTTCGGCTCCCCTGGCGGCACAACTCCCTAATGTCTACCAGGCGCCAAATGCGCGGAATTGTGAACGAATGTTGTGCCAAGTCGTGCACCATCTATGAGATCAAGGCCTACTGCAAGTGA